In Camelus ferus isolate YT-003-E chromosome 10, BCGSAC_Cfer_1.0, whole genome shotgun sequence, the following proteins share a genomic window:
- the LOC102520515 gene encoding olfactory receptor 51G1: MATATNNNASSFFFILMDLSGLEAAHGWTAIPICSIYGLSLLGNITIMHAVKSVPSLHTRMYLFLSMLSMADLGLSASTLPSMAAVFLLGQRKVGAATCFMQLFFIHTFSVIESSVLLAMAFDRWVAIREPLCYATILTTKCIRAIGLATVTRSAALHLPLPVLLRRLQCQPVNLLSHSYCVHPDVLRLASSSTRVNSAFGLFIMLSTLGMDAILILLSYVLILKTVLNIASKAERLKSFNTCISHICAVLLFYTPLVSLSMIHRFGKKKLPAQLYMLLSYLHFLVPPMLNPIVYSVKTKEIRIRILKILHPQKL; encoded by the coding sequence ATGGCCACTGCTACCAACAACAATGCCAGCAGCTTCTTCTTCATACTGATGGATCTCTCAGGACTGGAGGCTGCTCATGGCTGGACAGCTATTCCTATCTGCTCCATCTATGGTCTCTCTTTGCTGGGCAACATCACCATCATGCACGCTGTCAAGTCTGTGCCCAGTCTCCACACCCGCATGTACCTCTTCCTCTCCATGCTCTCAATGGCTGACTTGGGCCTCTCAGCTTCTACACTGCCATCCATGGCAGCTGTCTTTCTCCTAGGCCAGAGGAAGGTGGGAGCTGCAACCTGCTTTATGCAACTCTTCTTCATCCACACGTTCTCAGTCATTGAATCATCAGTGCTATTGGCCATGGCTTTTGACCGCTGGGTGGCTATCCGAGAGCCCTTATGCTATGCCACCATTCTCACAACCAAGTGCATCAGGGCCATTGGGCTGGCCACTGTGACCCGCAGTGCTGCCCTTCACCTGCCCCTGCCTGTACTCCTCAGAAGACTGCAATGCCAGCCTGTGAATCTTCTGTCTCATTCTTACTGTGTTCATCCTGATGTTCTAAGGCTGGCCAGTTCCAGCACTCGTGTGAACAGTGCCTTTGGACTCTTCATTATGCTCTCCACGTTGGGGATGGATGCTATACTCATTCTCCTCTCCTATGTGCTAATTCTGAAGACAGTATTGAATATTGCTTCCAAAGCTGAGCGGCTCAAATCCTTCAACACTTGCATTTCCCACATTTGTGCCGTACTATTATTTTATACCCCACTAGTCAGCTTGTCCATGATCCATCGCTTTGGGAAAAAGAAGCTGCCAGCTCAGCTATACATGCTTCTCTCCTATCTGCACTTTCTTGTACCTCCAATGCTCAACCCAATTGTCTACAGTGTCAAAACCAAAGAGATTCGAATTCGCATTCTGAAGATACTCCACCCTCAAAAGCTCTGA
- the LOC102520760 gene encoding olfactory receptor 51G2 has translation MSDSNHTSFFLTSLPGLEAVHTWLSIPLCAMYVASLAGNSLILKVVRSEPSLHHPMYYFLSMLAVTDLGLSASTLPTMLTIYLLGVREVAVDVCLAQLSFIHTFSVMESSVLLTMALDRFVAISHPLRYGTILTSPRIAMLGLGVLVRSIGLHIPAPIMLRKLPYCRNHLLSHSYCLHPDVMKLACADTHVNSAYGLFVVLSTLGVDLVLIVLSYGIILQTVLAIASKAEHLKALNTCVSHVCAVLFFYTPMIGLSMIHRFGRGASPSSHMLLSYLHFLTPPVLNPVVYTVKTKQIRLRMLHIFCSGRASSRDIQDH, from the coding sequence ATGTCTGACTCCAACCACACCTCCTTCTTCCTAACCAGCCTCCCAGGTCTTGAGGCTGTGCACACCTGGCTCTCCATCCCGTTGTGCGCCATGTACGTGGCATCACTGGCAGGAAACAGCCTGATCCTGAAGGTGGTGAGGTCAGAGCCCTCCCTGCACCACCCCATGTACTACTTTCTGTCTATGCTGGCTGTGACCGACCTGGGCCTGTCTGCCTCCACACTGCCCACCATGCTCACCATCTACCTGCTGGGTGTCAGGGAGGTGGCAGTAGATGTGTGCCTGGCCCAGCTCTCCTTCATCCACACTTTCTCCGTCATGGAGTCCTCTGTGCTGCTGACCATGGCCTTGGACCGTTTTGTGGCCATCAGCCACCCTCTGCGCTATGGCACCATCCTCACGAGTCCCAGGATTGCCATGTTGGGTCTGGGCGTGCTGGTGCGCAGCATTGGTCTCCACATCCCAGCCCCCATTATGCTGAGGAAGCTGCCTTACTGCAGGAATCACCTGCTGTCTCACTCCTACTGCTTGCACCCCGACGTCATGAAGCTGGCCTGTGCTGACACCCACGTCAACAGTGCTTATGGTCTCTTTGTGGTGCTGTCCACGCTGGGTGTGGACTTGGTGCTCATTGTCCTCTCCTATGGGATCATCCTCCAGACAGTGCTGGCCATTGCCTCCAAGGCTGAGCACCTCAAAGCCCTTAACACCTGTGTCTCCCACGTCTGTGCTGTGCTGTTCTTCTACACACCTATGATCGGCCTGTCTATGATCCACAGATTTGGAAGGGGGGCTTCCCCTTCCAGCCACATGCTGCTCTCTTATCTGCACTTTCTTACACCTCCAGTGCTCAATCCAGTGGTTTACACCGTTAAGACCAAGCAGATTCGACTGAGAATGCTGCACATCTTTTGCTCAGGCAGGGCCAGCAGCAGAGATATTCAGGATCATTAA